In the Colwellia sp. 20A7 genome, one interval contains:
- a CDS encoding TonB-dependent receptor domain-containing protein — protein sequence MKIKTPVWKKKPILLSILLSLAGNFTVAMEASAQEAAAEKQVTIKIEALPLDDALQSVAQQFGKQIVFFSNVAEGLKVQPFSGLYSEQAALNKLLQNTELQFRYINKKTIAIEEAQPGKKLPLSPQNSSSKQPKTTTESTDNLTEADTANVKKDKRVIEKIIVTAQRRSQNLQEVPISVSVMKGDLLDSASASGADIRFMSARIPSLKIESSFGRSFPRFYMRGLGNQDYDLNASQPVSVIYDDIVQESPILKGFPVFDVESIEVLRGPQGTLFGRNTPAGLIKFTSKRPTQDFEGYLTTSIGSLNTISTQAALSGGLTDTVSVRLSVLNQTRDDWISTKAPGFEEKDVLGGYDDKAARLQVLYEPNQDFSALFNYHMRDLEGTPTVFRASAIKPGTNDFEDGFDRDVIYHDAAQRATQDVEVNGGSVKLEYVVNNHTYTSVTGYESVEMFSRADVDAGYRVSSFSDPSGYTGELGTVPSFSVESADGIPDHSQFSQEFRIASNELGRFDYQAGFFIFSEDLDIDTYHYNEDGSVKRYLTQTQKTDAWALFASGDYDLTNELKITAGIRYSKDKKDYVAQRIISTASDGEFFNPFYANPEDSAISWDLSASYKYSDDINLYSRIAKGFRAPSIQGRIVSGSDPKLSVADSETIHSIEFGTKSDLLDGAARVNFDIFYFQMNDQQMTAQSSFDEGAAKELLNLDKTVGYGFEVDTEYAITADLLMTLGVSYNKTEIKDTDVAISTCSFCTVRNSVNEDGLIGVDGLSLPRAPEWIGNFTLRYSKTLGDGEFYVYTDWSYASSVQFSLIDAVEMHQDPYLEGGIRAGYNWPVNEYDLEVAAFGRNITDETSLIGGLTLNNLSGIVNDGRFWGAEFKISF from the coding sequence ATGAAAATAAAAACACCCGTGTGGAAAAAGAAACCAATATTACTATCTATTTTGTTATCTTTGGCTGGAAACTTCACTGTTGCAATGGAGGCAAGTGCTCAAGAAGCTGCAGCAGAAAAGCAAGTTACGATAAAAATTGAAGCGCTCCCCCTTGACGATGCTTTACAAAGTGTTGCTCAGCAGTTTGGCAAGCAAATCGTATTTTTTTCTAACGTAGCCGAAGGATTAAAAGTTCAACCATTTTCAGGTTTATATAGTGAGCAAGCAGCATTAAATAAGCTTCTGCAAAATACAGAACTTCAATTTCGTTATATTAATAAAAAAACTATCGCGATTGAAGAAGCTCAACCAGGAAAAAAGCTTCCACTGTCACCACAAAATTCAAGTAGTAAACAACCTAAAACAACAACAGAAAGTACTGATAATTTAACGGAAGCTGATACAGCTAATGTTAAAAAAGATAAAAGAGTTATAGAAAAAATTATCGTTACAGCACAACGTCGATCGCAAAACTTACAAGAAGTACCTATTTCAGTATCTGTAATGAAAGGTGACTTGTTAGACAGCGCAAGCGCAAGTGGTGCGGATATACGTTTTATGTCGGCACGAATTCCAAGCTTAAAAATTGAATCTTCATTTGGCCGCTCATTTCCACGTTTTTACATGCGCGGTTTAGGTAATCAAGATTATGATTTAAATGCTTCTCAGCCAGTATCCGTAATTTATGATGATATTGTTCAAGAAAGTCCTATATTAAAAGGCTTTCCTGTTTTTGATGTTGAGAGTATTGAAGTACTACGAGGTCCACAAGGTACTTTATTTGGCCGTAACACCCCTGCTGGTTTAATTAAGTTTACGTCTAAAAGACCAACACAAGACTTTGAAGGATACTTAACCACATCAATTGGTTCATTAAATACTATTTCAACGCAAGCAGCATTAAGCGGTGGTTTAACCGATACTGTATCAGTACGCTTATCTGTATTAAATCAAACACGTGATGATTGGATTTCAACGAAAGCCCCTGGATTTGAAGAAAAAGATGTTTTAGGTGGATACGATGATAAAGCGGCAAGATTACAAGTTTTGTACGAACCGAATCAAGATTTTTCAGCACTATTCAATTATCACATGCGTGATTTAGAAGGTACGCCAACAGTTTTTCGTGCCAGTGCAATAAAACCGGGAACAAATGACTTTGAAGATGGCTTTGATCGAGATGTCATTTATCATGATGCCGCACAAAGAGCGACTCAAGATGTTGAAGTCAATGGCGGCAGTGTTAAATTAGAATATGTTGTTAATAATCATACCTATACCTCTGTTACAGGTTATGAATCTGTTGAAATGTTTTCACGTGCGGATGTCGATGCCGGTTACCGTGTCAGTAGTTTTTCAGACCCTTCAGGCTATACCGGTGAGCTAGGTACCGTTCCTTCATTCTCAGTAGAAAGTGCCGATGGTATACCGGATCACAGTCAATTTTCTCAAGAATTTCGTATTGCTTCAAACGAATTAGGAAGATTTGATTATCAAGCTGGTTTTTTCATTTTTTCAGAAGATCTTGATATAGACACTTATCACTACAATGAAGATGGCAGTGTTAAACGTTACCTAACACAAACACAAAAAACTGATGCATGGGCATTATTTGCTTCAGGAGACTATGATCTAACGAATGAATTGAAGATAACAGCAGGTATTCGTTATTCAAAAGATAAAAAAGATTATGTCGCGCAACGCATTATATCAACTGCCAGTGATGGAGAATTTTTTAACCCTTTTTATGCTAACCCTGAAGATTCAGCAATCAGCTGGGACTTAAGTGCTAGTTATAAATATTCTGATGATATTAACTTATATAGTCGTATTGCTAAAGGCTTCAGAGCACCAAGTATTCAAGGCCGTATTGTTAGTGGCAGTGACCCTAAGTTAAGCGTTGCTGATTCTGAAACGATACACTCTATTGAATTCGGTACTAAATCCGATTTATTAGATGGCGCAGCTCGTGTTAATTTTGATATTTTCTACTTTCAAATGAATGATCAACAAATGACAGCCCAATCTTCATTTGATGAAGGTGCCGCTAAAGAATTGTTAAATTTAGATAAAACGGTAGGATATGGCTTTGAAGTGGATACAGAGTACGCAATTACTGCTGATTTATTAATGACCTTAGGTGTTAGTTATAATAAAACTGAAATTAAAGATACCGACGTTGCTATTTCTACCTGTAGTTTCTGTACTGTTAGAAATTCAGTTAATGAAGATGGTTTAATCGGTGTTGATGGACTGTCACTACCCCGTGCTCCTGAATGGATCGGTAATTTCACATTACGTTATAGTAAAACATTGGGTGATGGTGAATTTTATGTTTATACCGATTGGTCATACGCAAGTTCAGTACAATTCTCTTTAATTGACGCAGTAGAGATGCATCAAGACCCATACTTAGAAGGTGGTATTCGTGCTGGTTATAACTGGCCAGTAAATGAATATGACCTTGAAGTAGCGGCTTTTGGTCGAAATATTACTGACGAAACATCACTCATCGGCGGACTCACTCTTAACAATCTATCAGGTATTGTTAACGATGGGCGTTTTTGGGGAGCAGAGTTTAAAATTAGCTTTTAA
- a CDS encoding RNA polymerase sigma factor, which yields MSKSTVNKKSRFIKGLYESSYKELFSFLLRRSTNKQQAQDLSQETYLRLIRVERTDLIEQPRAYLFRIAANLVYEMRIKSERHCENVTYPLEEVEDIPSADDPQLNYETSKAIKDLEKIIEDLPLIYQTVLLMRKRDGLSHSDIANKLGISIHTVRKYLTRAVAECRKAHSMGDPS from the coding sequence ATGAGCAAAAGTACCGTAAATAAAAAAAGTCGTTTTATTAAAGGATTATATGAAAGTTCATATAAAGAATTATTTTCTTTTTTACTTCGACGCTCTACTAATAAACAACAGGCACAAGACTTATCACAAGAAACTTATCTCAGACTTATTCGGGTAGAGCGAACAGATCTGATTGAACAGCCAAGAGCTTACCTTTTTCGTATTGCAGCTAATTTAGTCTATGAAATGCGAATTAAAAGTGAACGACATTGTGAGAACGTGACTTATCCCTTAGAGGAAGTAGAAGATATTCCTTCGGCTGATGACCCTCAACTTAATTACGAAACTTCAAAGGCTATTAAGGATCTTGAAAAAATCATTGAAGATCTTCCGCTTATTTATCAAACTGTATTACTGATGAGAAAAAGAGATGGTTTAAGCCATAGCGATATCGCTAATAAGCTTGGAATTTCTATTCACACAGTGAGAAAGTATTTAACAAGAGCAGTTGCTGAATGTCGAAAAGCACACAGTATGGGTGATCCATCATGA